The following coding sequences are from one Mycolicibacterium aichiense window:
- a CDS encoding ArsR/SmtB family transcription factor, whose amino-acid sequence MDAPGDTAKVELASSALADVDIHGWTQRFDLLSDPHRLEILLGLHRAPGICVGDLAAAVGRSENAVSQALRVLRQQGWVTSTRVGRQVSYRLEDHTVHDLLHWIGAAHSE is encoded by the coding sequence ATGGATGCCCCAGGCGACACGGCGAAGGTCGAGCTTGCCTCGTCCGCGCTGGCCGATGTCGACATCCACGGTTGGACGCAACGCTTCGATCTGTTGTCCGACCCGCACCGGCTGGAGATCCTGCTCGGGCTGCACCGAGCGCCCGGCATCTGCGTCGGCGACCTTGCCGCCGCCGTCGGACGCTCGGAAAACGCTGTCTCGCAAGCACTTCGGGTGCTACGTCAGCAAGGCTGGGTTACCTCGACGCGAGTGGGGCGTCAGGTCAGCTACCGGCTGGAAGACCACACCGTGCACGATCTGTTGCACTGGATCGGCGCCGCTCACTCGGAGTGA